Within Odontesthes bonariensis isolate fOdoBon6 chromosome 16, fOdoBon6.hap1, whole genome shotgun sequence, the genomic segment AGTAGAACCATAAATTCAGGGCTATTCATTAATTTGCTCTTTCCTTTCCTGTGCAACAGGACATCAAATAGTACGTCGTGAGTACAGTcaattttcagtgttttcatgTCATTTTCAGATTCTCTACAATTCATCATTCATTAATAAATGTTCATAAgcatgattaaaaaaagaataggcAAGCCGAGCTAACGTTACAACCAGACACAGTCCATCTGTAAAACCTAACAACTTTGACAGCTGATATTTACAAGCATGTACTTATCCAGGGTAATGTCTCTCATATTTTGAAGCCGTTTCTTTCCTGTAACATTTTAAGTAATGAAACTCTGCGATTCAGGATTCAAGGCAAAACAACCTCACACCCACTGACAGGTGAGGCAGGGTGGACACACAGGAGTCAGTGGGCAAGTCTACTGAATGTGTCAAAGTCTGAGTGTAGGTTTCACTGCCAGCCCAGCTGAGGGTGTAGTCCTGGTTGGAGTGGGAAGGGGTTTCCTGGGCCTGGAGGGTAGTTGGTGAAACTGTTGGGTTGAGGAGGAAAGCTCTCCAAAGCCGATGTAGGATGCgcctcaagaaaaaaaaaagcagtttttatAGCAGTTTGCCAAGCTGACATGAAAGTGCTCTTAACTCGACCAGAACATAATGCGAGTATATAACTACCTGCAGCAGAGCGGATTGGATGGTCGGGTTATGGAGGCCACCGAGAGCAGCGGGGCCGGCAGAGGGAGAGAAGCCTGCTACCGCAGGGAACGACAGCAATCCAGGAAACCCACTACTTCCCGGAGGCTGGAGTCCGCTGCCTAACCTGGAACACATTGAAGTGCCGTCACACCACACAGAACTTGTTAACTATTGTCTCTGTTGGAGGTTCatacccagtatgaaccttccaaaCCCCTCAGgacatctggatccggtcttctatcagttcccagagtcagaaccagacatggagaagctgcattcagcttctatgctccacatgtgtggaacaaactcccagaaagcctcagatcagctgaaacactcagtgtgtttaagtctaggttgaagacacacctattttcagctgcatttgaataaagctccaaatctgaagcttgagtttcaaaacttaatcatattttaactcctgattttatcgattgttcttatttatttcttttttgtttaaaatttaaatcatgctttttatttctactgttttaatgtatctgtaaagcactttgaatcaccttgttgttgaattgtgctatacaaataaacttgccttgccttctaaATAGACATTTTAACATTATGGGTAAGACTAATAAATAGTAAGATGACTGATTCCACTATCTGTCCATTGATATTGATAGTTTAGCTTTCAAGCCCATTAATCAACGTGTAATACCTTGGTTGTTTAATCTATACTAAACCTGACATTAAAAAATACGACGTTTGTTGTTTTGAAGACGAATTTGCTGCTTTACAACTGAGCAGTTACCAGACAACCAGCAGATGTTCCAGGAACTTGCTGCtctcatcttcctcttccagggGAGCAATGAACACATTTTGCTCCTCCACATTTTCTTACTTCTACCAGTCTGTGTTCATAATGTACAAAGCATTACTTGGGCTATCACAATTATGAAATTTTAGTAGAAAATTGTCTGCCATACAAATGATTGCGAAAAACCATTTTAGATGATATGCCATGACCACAGAAGAGAACAGGCGGGCAACACGATCACGTCATCAAAAGACCTCTAATTTCAACCGAGAACTATATGCAACAGTAATTATGCGTACGTTTCATCAAAGTTGATACCATTTAACACAAACTGGAATattctccaataaacacttgtTAATTTACAAGATAACACCACACGTTACACTACATATATGACTACATATATGACTGACGGTAATGACCTTTTAGAGACAACACAAATCAAAGTCTACATCTGACACACAGAGTAGCGGAACACGAGGACTTTGCACCGCGTGTCTCGCGTTTGACTtctcacacaaaaacacaactggAAAATGAATATAATATAATTTATGACACCCTTTGTAAAGCAAGACGAAATGAGTGTCACATGTTACATGACCTAGTATCTTATCACCATTTACTATACTATGGCATTACTATGAAAAGACTGAAAGAATAGAATTGCTCTAAAATCAAACATAACTGCTCTTCAAATTTGTGTAAATCTAATGAAATTTATTTTAGGACATTATGAAGAGATAATTTTGTTTATATGAGATAATTACATAATGTCTTCATGTGGGCCATTAAATATTTAAAGTTTACATACCCGGGCTGGAAACTGGAGCTGAAGGCAGACGCAAAACCGGGTAACActggtgatgatgatggaactccaactgcAGCCGCTGCTGCCGCTGCCTGTAGTGGGGCCACCGATGCTACTGATGACGGAGTGACTCCTGACAGTCCCATGAATGAAGACAACACAGGGCTCCCAGAACCATGCCCCCCTGACACGCCCAGCCCAGGGAATGCAGAGGAGCTAGGCCCAGGCGGAAGGCCTGGGAATATAGAGGGAGCAGAGGTGAGGCCTAAACCAAAAGGGGAGCCTGCACTGGGGACAGCATTGGGAGCCAACCCTGGGTACATGGAGGTTGGTGGGTGGTTAGAAATGCTGGTGGTGGGAGACACCACAGGCATGGATGAAGGGATGGAggcaggagggagagaggaagacaGGGTTGGAAATGGGGAGAGGCCCGGATAATGAGATTGTGCTGGGCTGGAGGACAGTGCTTGGAGGCCAGCGATAGCAACGGGACTAGGGAGAGAGACTTGGGAAGAACCTGAGCTGTTTGACAGACCCAGTGAACGCGCCAGGGCGGCCTGAGCGGAGCCTGGCGCCACAAGTGAGCCAAGTGATGGTGAACGAGAGGTGCCCTTGAAAGCTGAGGGTACAGGACTGTTACTGCCACTGTTACTACCCCCAGAGTGTCTATTCAGGGCTCCGACCATGACAACCTGAGCAGGATGAACAGGGGAGGGTTTTGGACTGAGTCCTGGGGTGGAACAGTTCTGAATAACTGGGGTGGAAGATCCAGGAGTGAGAGATGACAGTCCAGAGGGTGTGTAACTTCGGATCACGGACCCAGAAAGGTTACCTGCTTGTGGGTGCATGCCAGGGAAGTTGAGTCCTGACTGGTGGTCTGTGGACTGAGAAAAACCCCTTTGCTGAGCTGAGCCGATGGAGTTTGTCTGAGAAAGAGAGTCTTGGTTGCTGCGGGAAGTAGCAGGGGTGCCTGGTCGAGAAAGGGCGTTGAAGGGGGAAGAGGGGGTTCCGCAAGGGGTGCCTGAGGGGGTGTGGGGTTTAATGACAGACAGGGGAGTAGGTGTGACATGACCAGTGGGGGTCTGTGGTCCCACTTTGATCACAGATGGAGATGGGGCTGGTGAGGGTGAGGGGGCATTGGGATTGTGTGAGGGGATCATGCCAGGGAAAACTGGTGTGATGGGGGTTGTGGGAGTCGGATGAGCAGGTGAAGACTGGTTTGGAACAGGAGTCGAGGGCGTGGACCCATGAGGAATTAGAAGGGGCCCACTGTTGACTCCAGGTGTGGTGTGCTGTGGATTGCCTGGTTTGGTGTAACCTGGAGGTAAAAGTAGATTAGACCTAGTAGGTAATTAAGAAAACAAGCAAGTAAgtaatgaatggatgaacgaaTTAATAAATCTAAAATTCTGACTAGTATGTGCTGTAGTGTTAAAATGAACTAAGAAAATCATATGAtttcaaaaagagaaataaataaataaataaataaataaattggtaCTAACTCACTGCCTTTTTTGATGATCAATAATGTATTGTTAAACACACATTTCATTCCAGGACATTTGCAGGATAGATTAAAGCACAACAAGCTAAGAGAGCCAATCCACTTGCAtacaaagaagaaaagaaagagcaaGGCGGAACAGCCAGAGAGCATTCCTACGTGCAACCTACTGCATTACAGTATCTCCTTACCTTTTGGGAAATGTTGATACAACGTATTTGGTATGCTAGCTTCAAATTAACTCTAAGCCAGTCTCATCCTGATATCTTGTTTAGAAAATGACATAAAGCTCCATATTCATAAAAAGCAGGGGTTTTTGTTGAATGgacagagaaacagaaagcaaTCATTTGCATCTCATCTTAAATTGCCTATCTAATTGAAAATAATACCATACAACTATGTAGTGGCCCATGGTAAGGGCTGTCCGACTTCTCCAAAAATTTAAGGAAAggtgttttaattattttattcttattcattCTTCATTTAATATAAGTTAGAAATAAATATATTCTCTCATTTAACACCAAGTTAAATGAGATGTAAATACAACCAGCTTGCTAAGAAGGGTCAGGGCAAAGAATCCAATGTGATAATGTGAGGAATCTTTCCGCGCTCGAAGGCTTCAGTCTGCACTGAATCAAAAACCTAATTGATTCcacgatgaaaaaaaaaattcttgttGCTGCCTCAAAAACAGCTACGAAAACCACTTTTGGTGAACACGCCGCCCTCCTCTGAACCAAAGTTCATTTGAAGTGGACAAAGAGAAAGCGGACCGCTGCTGTGTTCGATTAGTCAAAATAAGAAAGACACAGATttgtgtggcaaaaaaaaacaaaaaaacaactaa encodes:
- the proser1 gene encoding proline and serine-rich protein 1 isoform X2 — translated: MDKKSFDIVLDEIRKCVLTDQRTRAIEQVHGYFSSEQVIEILKYFSWAEPQTKAVKALQHKMVAISTINVANILNCFTFSKDRLVVLELIALNILDAQNYRPVEDLFRIHASEKKRARRILEQVCKVGCKAPIEMISSCGMIPGNPYPKGRPSLVTGTFPGIPPVKKEGEKKEDSSSNMEGKGIASRIVGPFKPFPSTYNPHRPVPYPIPPCRPHATIAPSYTKPGNPQHTTPGVNSGPLLIPHGSTPSTPVPNQSSPAHPTPTTPITPVFPGMIPSHNPNAPSPSPAPSPSVIKVGPQTPTGHVTPTPLSVIKPHTPSGTPCGTPSSPFNALSRPGTPATSRSNQDSLSQTNSIGSAQQRGFSQSTDHQSGLNFPGMHPQAGNLSGSVIRSYTPSGLSSLTPGSSTPVIQNCSTPGLSPKPSPVHPAQVVMVGALNRHSGGSNSGSNSPVPSAFKGTSRSPSLGSLVAPGSAQAALARSLGLSNSSGSSQVSLPSPVAIAGLQALSSSPAQSHYPGLSPFPTLSSSLPPASIPSSMPVVSPTTSISNHPPTSMYPGLAPNAVPSAGSPFGLGLTSAPSIFPGLPPGPSSSAFPGLGVSGGHGSGSPVLSSFMGLSGVTPSSVASVAPLQAAAAAAAVGVPSSSPVLPGFASAFSSSFQPGLGSGLQPPGSSGFPGLLSFPAVAGFSPSAGPAALGGLHNPTIQSALLQAHPTSALESFPPQPNSFTNYPPGPGNPFPLQPGLHPQLGWQ
- the proser1 gene encoding proline and serine-rich protein 1 isoform X1 — protein: MDKKSFDIVLDEIRKCVLTDQRTRAIEQVHGYFSSEQVIEILKYFSWAEPQTKAVKALQHKMVAISTINVANILNCFTFSKDRLVVLELIALNILDAQNYRPVEDLFRIHASEKKRARRILEQVCKVGCKAPIEMISSCGMIPGNPYPKGRPSLVTGTFPGIPPVKKEGEKKEDSSSNMEGKGIASRIVGPFKPFPSTYNPHRPVPYPIPPCRPHATIAPSAYNNAGLVSMGGVITACVAPPPYSATHKVAGYTKPGNPQHTTPGVNSGPLLIPHGSTPSTPVPNQSSPAHPTPTTPITPVFPGMIPSHNPNAPSPSPAPSPSVIKVGPQTPTGHVTPTPLSVIKPHTPSGTPCGTPSSPFNALSRPGTPATSRSNQDSLSQTNSIGSAQQRGFSQSTDHQSGLNFPGMHPQAGNLSGSVIRSYTPSGLSSLTPGSSTPVIQNCSTPGLSPKPSPVHPAQVVMVGALNRHSGGSNSGSNSPVPSAFKGTSRSPSLGSLVAPGSAQAALARSLGLSNSSGSSQVSLPSPVAIAGLQALSSSPAQSHYPGLSPFPTLSSSLPPASIPSSMPVVSPTTSISNHPPTSMYPGLAPNAVPSAGSPFGLGLTSAPSIFPGLPPGPSSSAFPGLGVSGGHGSGSPVLSSFMGLSGVTPSSVASVAPLQAAAAAAAVGVPSSSPVLPGFASAFSSSFQPGLGSGLQPPGSSGFPGLLSFPAVAGFSPSAGPAALGGLHNPTIQSALLQAHPTSALESFPPQPNSFTNYPPGPGNPFPLQPGLHPQLGWQ